In a single window of the Methanomassiliicoccales archaeon genome:
- a CDS encoding signal transduction protein: MLKNSIKGMEKIFRTDIDPPKVILVTGPPGSMKTSFCYSVMSSYLENKDEVGLYVTLEETAESHLRNMRSLGMKLSPNLQISDFTDLREIDDIVEGDAPTDYAQFIEQMLSYFKKKNGDKFTVFTLDSLGALYSLMDSVNGMRRKMFYFFKALRDMNLITFIVMERSQGDPSDLLGNEGFLVDGIIELGLDRTRGKLARYMRVEKMRACQHSMEKHTIEVGESNLTILGPTLV; this comes from the coding sequence ATGCTCAAGAATTCAATCAAAGGTATGGAAAAGATCTTCCGAACCGACATTGATCCTCCTAAGGTCATTCTTGTCACCGGACCGCCAGGATCGATGAAGACCAGCTTCTGCTACTCGGTAATGTCCTCTTATTTGGAGAATAAAGATGAAGTGGGTCTTTATGTCACCTTGGAGGAGACCGCAGAAAGTCATCTCCGGAACATGAGGAGCCTTGGAATGAAGCTCAGTCCCAACCTGCAGATCTCTGATTTTACTGACCTGAGGGAGATAGACGACATCGTCGAGGGGGATGCTCCCACAGACTATGCCCAGTTCATCGAGCAGATGCTGTCCTATTTCAAGAAGAAAAATGGGGATAAATTCACCGTCTTTACCCTCGATTCCCTTGGCGCTCTCTACTCTCTGATGGACAGTGTTAACGGGATGAGGAGGAAGATGTTCTACTTCTTCAAGGCGCTTAGGGACATGAACCTCATCACATTCATTGTAATGGAGAGATCCCAGGGAGATCCCTCAGATCTGCTTGGCAACGAGGGTTTCCTTGTGGACGGGATAATAGAGCTTGGCCTTGACAGGACGCGGGGTAAACTGGCCCGCTACATGCGAGTTGAAAAAATGAGGGCTTGCCAGCATAGCATGGAGAAGCACACCATAGAAGTCGGGGAAAGCAACCTGACGATACTGGGACCGACCCTCGTCTAA